In a single window of the Octopus sinensis linkage group LG1, ASM634580v1, whole genome shotgun sequence genome:
- the LOC118766348 gene encoding cysteine-rich venom protein pseudecin-like — translation MKNQMTSMYLKYLIVFTVAMRVCISEGNCPKKFWHKEEHTACLEKSPKLMESMFVSENDKNAIVNMHNAYRSSVKPPACNMFKMYWDNELAYIAQKWADNCEYKHDESSRRSIPLKYSVGQNIAAGFPNWENVIYAWHSEGKNYKFGDKRMKNSGHYTQIVWSTSLLIGCGASRCSFIGMLYVCNYAPAGNTYGQDPYRRCRTQRPLNDCGNSPCYNFGTLNRLDCSCHCLNYHQIHGPRCMINCSYSDPIFPCRLRTHDSCKYTNVRPTCPWLCEECNGGFLSRRTNLVLLCAAHILRIITYSDYH, via the coding sequence ATGAAAAACCAAATGACGTCCatgtatttaaaatacttaattgTATTTACAGTGgcgatgcgtgtatgtatttcgGAAGGAAATTGCCCcaaaaaattttggcacaaagaagagcacacTGCATGTCTTGAAAAGTCGCCTAAGTTAATGGAATCAATGTTTGTGagtgaaaatgataaaaatgccATAGTCAACATGCATAATGCTTATCGAAGTAGTGTTAAACCTCCGGCCTGTAATATGTTTAAAATGTACTGGGATAATGAACTGGCCTACATTGCACAGAAATGGGCCGATAATTGTGAATATAAACATGATGAGAGTTCTAGAAGAAGTATACCTCTAAAGTATAGCGTAGGTCAAAATATTGCCGCAGGATTCCCGAACTGGGAAAACGTCATCTATGCCTGGCATTCTGAagggaaaaattataaatttggtgacaaaagaatgaaaaacagcgGGCATTACACGCAGATAGTGTGGTCGACATCCCTTTTAATTGGCTGCGGAGCGTCACGTTGTTCGTTTATAGGCATGCTGTATGTTTGTAATTACGCTCCTGCGGGAAATACATACGGTCAAGACCCATACCGACGCTGTCGAACTCAGCGACCTTTGAACGATTGTGGTAATAGCCCTTGTTATAATTTCGGTACACTGAACAGACTTGACTGCTCCTGCCATTGTTTAAATTATCATCAAATACATGGACCCCGTTGTATGATAAACTGTTCCTATTCTGACCCAATTTTTCCGTGCCGTTTAAGAACTCATGATTCgtgtaaatatacaaatgtacgcCCTACTTGTCCTTGGCTATGCGAAGAATGTAATGGCGGATTTTTGTCTCGAAGGACAAACCTGGTTCTTCTTTGTGCTGCGCATATTTTAAGGATCATCACGTACTCTGATTATCATTAA